From one Streptomyces sp. N50 genomic stretch:
- a CDS encoding zinc-dependent alcohol dehydrogenase family protein: MKAAVIESVGRAVVTEVPDPTPGPREVVVEVAACGLCGTDLHILQGEFAPKLPIVPGHEFAGEIVAVGTQVTEVSVGDQVAVDPSLYCYECRQCRNGHNNLCERWAAIGVTTAGGAAQYAVAPVANCVKLPEHVRTQDAALVEPLSCAVRGYDVLKSRLGAHVLIYGSGTMGLMMLELAKRTGAASVDIVDLNPARLETARTLGVSGSAANADELDKPQGWDLVVDATGNAAAIQDGLGRVAKAGTFLQFGVADYATRVSIDPYRIYNQEITITGSMAVLHSFERAAELFANGVLDPEIFISDRIELERYPQALEQFAAGVGRKIVVVP; encoded by the coding sequence ATGAAGGCCGCCGTCATCGAGTCCGTGGGCCGCGCCGTCGTCACCGAGGTCCCGGACCCGACGCCGGGCCCCCGCGAGGTCGTCGTCGAGGTCGCCGCCTGCGGGCTGTGCGGCACGGATCTGCACATCCTCCAGGGCGAGTTCGCGCCCAAGCTGCCGATCGTGCCGGGCCACGAGTTCGCCGGCGAGATCGTCGCGGTCGGCACCCAGGTCACCGAGGTCTCGGTCGGCGACCAGGTGGCCGTGGACCCGTCCCTGTACTGCTACGAGTGCCGGCAGTGCCGCAACGGTCACAACAACCTCTGCGAACGCTGGGCCGCGATCGGCGTCACCACGGCGGGCGGCGCGGCCCAGTACGCCGTCGCCCCGGTGGCGAACTGCGTCAAGCTCCCCGAGCACGTACGCACCCAGGACGCGGCCCTCGTAGAACCCCTGTCCTGCGCGGTACGCGGCTACGACGTCCTCAAGTCACGCCTCGGCGCGCACGTCCTGATCTACGGCTCCGGGACCATGGGCCTGATGATGCTGGAGCTGGCCAAGCGGACCGGCGCGGCGAGCGTCGACATCGTGGACCTGAACCCGGCCCGCCTGGAGACCGCCCGCACACTCGGGGTCTCCGGCTCTGCGGCGAACGCGGACGAGCTGGACAAGCCGCAGGGCTGGGACCTCGTGGTCGACGCGACCGGCAACGCGGCGGCGATCCAGGACGGCCTGGGCCGGGTGGCGAAGGCGGGCACGTTCCTCCAGTTCGGGGTGGCCGACTACGCGACGCGGGTGTCCATCGACCCGTACCGGATCTACAACCAGGAGATCACCATCACCGGCTCCATGGCGGTGCTGCACAGCTTCGAGCGGGCGGCTGAACTGTTCGCGAACGGGGTGCTCGACCCGGAGATCTTCATCAGCGACCGGATCGAGTTGGAGCGGTATCCGCAGGCGCTGGAGCAGTTCGCGGCGGGGGTGGGGCGGAAGATCGTGGTGGTCCCCTGA
- a CDS encoding carbohydrate ABC transporter permease encodes MSSVAVRARTRRKGAGLGLVAWVLGIVFFLPIAWMALTSFHSEADAATNPPSFGAALTLDGYRDFFGTGGGASPWPALVNSLVASVASTLFVLLLAFPAAYALSIRPVKKWTNVLFFFLSTKMLPVVAGLLPIYLFAKNAGMLDNIWLLVILYTSMNLPIAVWMMQSFLAEVPVAVIEAAQIDGARLPTILARVVAPISLPGIAATALICFIFSWNELLFARVLTGVVAETAPVFLTGFITSQGLFLAKVCAASLVISLPVLAAGFAAQDKLVQGLSLGAVK; translated from the coding sequence ATGAGCAGTGTCGCCGTACGCGCGCGTACCCGCCGCAAAGGCGCCGGCCTCGGCCTGGTGGCCTGGGTGCTCGGCATCGTGTTCTTCCTGCCCATCGCCTGGATGGCGCTGACGTCCTTCCACTCGGAGGCCGACGCGGCGACCAACCCGCCGTCCTTCGGGGCCGCCCTCACCCTGGACGGCTACCGGGACTTCTTCGGCACCGGAGGCGGCGCGAGCCCCTGGCCCGCGCTGGTCAACTCCCTTGTCGCGTCCGTGGCTTCGACGCTCTTCGTGCTGCTGCTGGCGTTCCCGGCGGCCTACGCGCTGTCGATCCGCCCGGTGAAGAAGTGGACCAACGTCCTGTTCTTCTTCCTCTCCACGAAGATGCTCCCGGTGGTGGCGGGCCTGCTGCCGATCTACCTGTTCGCGAAGAACGCCGGGATGCTGGACAACATCTGGCTCCTGGTCATCCTCTACACCTCGATGAACCTGCCGATCGCGGTGTGGATGATGCAGTCCTTCCTCGCCGAGGTCCCGGTCGCCGTCATCGAGGCGGCGCAGATCGACGGCGCCCGGCTGCCGACCATCCTCGCGCGCGTGGTCGCTCCGATCTCCCTCCCGGGTATTGCCGCGACAGCCCTCATCTGCTTCATCTTCAGCTGGAACGAGCTGCTGTTCGCCCGCGTGCTCACGGGTGTGGTCGCGGAGACCGCCCCCGTGTTCCTGACCGGCTTCATCACCAGCCAGGGCCTGTTCCTGGCGAAGGTGTGCGCCGCGTCGCTCGTCATCTCCCTGCCGGTGCTCGCCGCGGGGTTCGCCGCCCAGGACAAGCTGGTCCAGGGCCTCTCCTTGGGAGCCGTGAAATGA
- a CDS encoding TerD family protein, protein MTPGSNIPLPVSRVAVDVAAPVRLDVSSLLLTGDGKVRSDDDFIFYNQPNGPGVTYRSGGGTSPDAITVDTAAVPPGIEKIVVTASPDAAGQTFQGIEPTATIRNAEDGSVLATFTPPQLGAETALVVVEIYLRNGVWKARAVGQGYANGLAGIATDFGVSVEEPAAAPAAPVAPPAPTVQTPVAPPAPAAPPAPPAAPPLGAGKINLDKGRVSLQKNQTVSLVKGGRPLLSQVKMGLGWEPAYRGKDIDLDASVIAYGPQRNHIDSCYFGKLSILNGAIKHSGDNLTGEGGGDDEVIVVDLGRIPQEVTGLVFTVNSFSGQKFTEVAKAYCRLLDAATGEELVRFDLTNAESQTGVMMAKLVKQFSGEWDMTAMGDFVKSRTVRGMVKPAAQAL, encoded by the coding sequence ATGACCCCAGGCTCGAACATCCCTCTTCCGGTCTCCCGGGTGGCCGTGGATGTCGCCGCCCCCGTGCGGCTCGACGTGTCGAGCCTGCTGCTCACCGGCGACGGCAAGGTGCGCTCGGACGACGACTTCATCTTCTACAACCAGCCGAACGGCCCGGGTGTGACGTACCGCTCCGGCGGCGGTACGTCCCCGGACGCGATCACGGTCGACACGGCCGCGGTGCCGCCCGGGATCGAGAAGATCGTCGTCACGGCGAGCCCCGACGCCGCGGGGCAGACCTTCCAGGGCATCGAGCCGACGGCGACGATCCGCAACGCGGAGGACGGCTCGGTGCTGGCCACCTTCACGCCTCCTCAACTGGGCGCCGAGACGGCCCTGGTGGTCGTCGAGATCTACCTGCGCAACGGCGTCTGGAAGGCCCGCGCGGTCGGCCAGGGCTATGCGAACGGCCTGGCGGGCATCGCCACGGACTTCGGCGTCTCGGTGGAGGAACCGGCGGCGGCTCCGGCGGCACCGGTCGCCCCACCCGCTCCCACGGTGCAGACCCCGGTGGCACCCCCGGCGCCCGCCGCTCCCCCGGCCCCGCCCGCCGCACCCCCGCTCGGCGCCGGAAAGATCAACCTCGACAAGGGCCGCGTCAGCCTCCAGAAGAACCAGACGGTGTCCCTGGTCAAGGGCGGCCGCCCGCTCCTCTCCCAGGTCAAGATGGGCCTCGGCTGGGAGCCCGCGTACAGAGGCAAGGACATCGACCTGGACGCCTCGGTCATCGCCTACGGCCCGCAGCGCAACCACATCGACAGCTGCTACTTCGGCAAGCTCTCGATCCTGAACGGCGCGATCAAGCACTCCGGCGACAACCTCACGGGCGAGGGCGGCGGTGACGACGAGGTGATCGTCGTCGACCTCGGCCGCATCCCCCAGGAGGTCACCGGCCTGGTCTTCACGGTCAACTCCTTCTCCGGCCAGAAGTTCACCGAGGTCGCCAAGGCCTACTGCCGTCTCCTGGACGCCGCGACCGGCGAGGAACTGGTCCGCTTCGACCTCACCAACGCCGAGTCCCAGACCGGCGTGATGATGGCCAAGCTGGTCAAGCAGTTCTCCGGCGAGTGGGACATGACCGCGATGGGCGACTTCGTGAAGTCCCGCACGGTGCGGGGCATGGTGAAGCCGGCCGCCCAGGCGCTCTGA